From Barrientosiimonas humi, a single genomic window includes:
- a CDS encoding ABC transporter substrate-binding protein has product MTTRPTRRAALAAGACAVLLTGCGLSGDPLEAAGGGGEACSTEQPQAGPIKVGAADFPESQLIAELYAGALKAKGVNASTTDPIGAREAYLQALGDGSVQVVPEYTNSLLNFLQPDTKVKGTEQIYAALRTAVPCSQVVGAKSTAEDSNAMVVTKETAQKWNLKTVSDLAKRANEVTIAAPPEFRTREQGLVGLKSTYNLTPKAFRPISNTATLAAALKNGQATAANIFSTDPSITTNGFVVLRDDKQLFGSDNVVPLIARSSATPTVQVTLDQVSAKLTTASLAQMLKQVVVDKRDAATVAQTWLRQNKLA; this is encoded by the coding sequence ATGACCACCCGACCCACTCGACGCGCAGCCCTCGCCGCCGGCGCCTGCGCCGTGCTGCTGACCGGGTGCGGGCTCTCCGGAGACCCGCTCGAGGCAGCCGGCGGAGGCGGGGAGGCGTGCTCCACCGAGCAACCGCAGGCCGGCCCCATCAAGGTCGGCGCCGCGGACTTCCCCGAGTCGCAGCTGATCGCCGAGCTGTATGCCGGCGCGCTCAAGGCCAAGGGCGTCAACGCCTCGACGACCGACCCGATCGGCGCGCGCGAGGCCTACCTGCAGGCGCTCGGCGACGGCTCGGTGCAGGTCGTCCCCGAATACACCAACTCGCTGCTGAACTTCCTGCAGCCCGACACCAAGGTCAAGGGCACCGAGCAGATCTACGCCGCGCTGCGCACCGCCGTGCCGTGCAGCCAGGTCGTCGGCGCGAAGTCGACCGCCGAGGACTCCAACGCGATGGTGGTCACCAAGGAGACCGCGCAGAAGTGGAACCTCAAGACCGTCTCCGACCTGGCCAAGCGGGCGAACGAGGTCACCATCGCCGCGCCGCCGGAATTCCGCACCCGCGAGCAGGGGCTGGTGGGGCTGAAGTCGACCTACAACCTGACGCCCAAGGCGTTCCGGCCGATCAGCAACACCGCCACCCTCGCGGCCGCGCTGAAGAACGGCCAGGCCACGGCCGCCAACATCTTCTCCACCGACCCCTCGATCACGACCAACGGATTCGTGGTGCTGCGCGACGACAAGCAGCTGTTCGGCTCCGACAACGTCGTGCCGCTCATCGCCCGCTCGTCGGCCACCCCCACCGTGCAGGTCACGCTCGACCAGGTGTCGGCCAAGCTGACCACCGCCTCGCTCGCGCAGATGCTCAAGCAGGTCGTGGTCGACAAGCGCGACGCCGCCACCGTCGCCCAGACCTGGCTGCGGCAGAACAAGCTGGCCTGA
- a CDS encoding ABC transporter ATP-binding protein: MITFDEVTKSYPSARGGEPTIAVDKLSLEAPTGKITVLVGPSGCGKTTSLRMVNRMTDPTSGTIAIDGQDIMSTDAATLRRGIGYVIQHAGLFPHRTVVDNVATVPLLLGWSKDKARSRAREVLELVGLPGAYADRYPAQLSGGQQQRVGVARALAADPPVMLMDEPFSAVDPVVRDQLQDEFLRLQDELGKTIVFVTHDIDEAIKMGDQVAVLRVGGVLAQVATPEYLLAHPIDDFVADFVGRDRGYRSLSFQPSPQLPLREEVVVPMGAEPDAVRAATNDPWVLVVDDEARPQGWVEPQRIQAAIEPSMLHRGGTVARADGPLRAMLDAALSSPSRRGVVVDDKGRLLGSVRAHEVLAAIEATDRPEADPDDVAPTEDRSA, encoded by the coding sequence ATGATCACGTTCGACGAGGTCACCAAGTCCTACCCCAGCGCGCGGGGCGGTGAGCCGACGATCGCGGTCGACAAGCTGTCGCTGGAGGCCCCCACCGGCAAGATCACGGTGCTGGTCGGCCCCTCCGGCTGCGGCAAGACCACCTCGTTGCGCATGGTCAACCGGATGACCGACCCGACGTCGGGCACGATCGCGATCGACGGGCAGGACATCATGTCCACCGACGCGGCGACCCTGCGCCGGGGCATCGGCTACGTCATCCAGCACGCCGGCCTGTTCCCGCACCGCACCGTCGTCGACAACGTCGCGACCGTGCCGCTGCTGCTCGGCTGGTCCAAGGACAAGGCGCGCTCGCGGGCGCGCGAGGTGCTCGAGCTCGTGGGGCTGCCGGGGGCCTACGCCGACCGCTACCCCGCCCAGCTGTCCGGCGGTCAGCAGCAGCGCGTCGGGGTCGCCCGGGCGCTCGCGGCCGACCCGCCGGTGATGCTCATGGACGAGCCGTTCAGCGCCGTCGACCCGGTGGTGCGCGACCAGCTGCAGGACGAGTTCCTCCGGCTGCAGGACGAGCTCGGCAAGACCATCGTCTTCGTCACCCACGACATCGACGAGGCCATCAAGATGGGCGACCAGGTGGCCGTGCTGCGCGTCGGCGGCGTGCTCGCCCAGGTCGCGACGCCCGAATACCTGCTGGCCCACCCGATCGACGACTTCGTGGCCGACTTCGTCGGGCGCGACCGCGGCTATCGCTCGCTCAGCTTCCAGCCCTCCCCGCAGCTGCCGCTGCGCGAGGAGGTCGTGGTGCCGATGGGCGCCGAGCCCGACGCCGTGCGCGCGGCGACCAACGACCCCTGGGTGCTGGTCGTCGACGACGAGGCCCGGCCGCAGGGCTGGGTCGAGCCGCAACGCATCCAGGCCGCGATCGAGCCGTCGATGCTGCACCGCGGCGGCACCGTCGCCCGGGCCGACGGTCCGCTGCGCGCGATGCTCGACGCGGCGCTGTCCTCGCCGAGCCGGCGCGGGGTCGTGGTCGACGACAAGGGCCGGCTGCTCGGGTCGGTGCGGGCGCACGAGGTGCTCGCCGCCATCGAGGCCACCGACCGCCCCGAGGCCGACCCCGACGACGTCGCACCCACCGAGGACCGATCGGCATGA
- a CDS encoding ABC transporter permease: MILSEVWTWLTSSENWSGDAGIANRLLEHLGYTGLTMLFAMLIALPLGTWIAHTGRGAWMITVANAARAIPSLGLLLVLVLWLQPKFQGDTNLGFLLPSIVALVVLALPPLLAGAYSGVSEVDPAARDAAKGMGMTGREVFFKVELPNALPLILSGVRSATLQVVATATIAAFTGLGGLGRYVIDGRQTSQSDEMIGGALLVAALALVLDLVLALVQRSIVSPGLTGRTSRRRLRPARSAADADTGSATPNATREQATA; the protein is encoded by the coding sequence ATGATCCTCTCCGAGGTCTGGACCTGGCTGACCAGCTCCGAGAACTGGTCGGGCGACGCCGGCATCGCCAACCGGCTGCTGGAGCATCTCGGCTACACCGGCCTGACGATGCTCTTCGCGATGCTGATCGCGCTGCCGCTCGGCACCTGGATCGCCCACACCGGCCGCGGCGCCTGGATGATCACCGTCGCCAACGCCGCCCGCGCGATCCCGAGCCTGGGTCTGCTGCTGGTGCTGGTGCTGTGGTTGCAGCCGAAGTTCCAGGGCGACACCAACCTCGGCTTCCTGCTGCCCTCGATCGTCGCGCTGGTGGTGCTGGCGCTGCCGCCGCTGCTGGCGGGCGCGTACTCCGGCGTCAGCGAGGTCGACCCGGCCGCGCGCGACGCGGCCAAGGGCATGGGCATGACCGGCCGCGAGGTCTTCTTCAAGGTCGAGCTGCCCAACGCGCTGCCGCTGATCCTGTCCGGCGTGCGCAGCGCCACGCTGCAGGTCGTGGCCACCGCGACCATCGCGGCGTTCACCGGGCTCGGCGGGCTGGGGCGCTACGTCATCGACGGCCGGCAGACCAGCCAGTCCGACGAGATGATCGGCGGCGCGCTGCTGGTCGCGGCGCTCGCGCTCGTGCTCGACCTGGTGCTCGCGCTCGTGCAGCGCAGCATCGTCTCGCCCGGGCTCACCGGGCGCACGTCCCGACGGCGGCTGCGCCCCGCGCGGTCGGCCGCCGACGCCGACACCGGATCCGCCACCCCCAACGCCACCAGAGAGCAGGCCACGGCATGA
- a CDS encoding glycoside hydrolase 5 family protein, with amino-acid sequence MTPPSTSDPAPRRIGANYVPSRGWFYSWLDLDPDAVRRDLADLAGIGLDHVRVFPVWPWVQPNRGLIRQRAIDDLLTVIDLAAEAGLDVSVDLLQGHLSSFDFLPSWVLTWHRRSVFEDRDVRAGLRTYVETVTRAVATRPNVFAVTLGNEVNNLWPANATTAATSTDWARELVSTAKAAAPELLVLHSLFDDAFYAPDHPFVPSDVTEIGDLSTVHSWVFNGVSRIDGPLGDATTTHADYLVELAAATATDPRRPVWLQEIGAPLPDIGAGEADAFVRRTLEHVGANPALWGVTWWCSHDLSRDLLDFPDREYDLGLFTVDHRPKPAALALAECIPALRRPVVAERPGLVCDVDLLRQPQRRAEVAPGSDFHRAWVQARSAGTVAIVPAGRSADVLRERGVVGTVPAEDVRPTWVDARD; translated from the coding sequence GTGACACCTCCGAGCACGTCGGACCCGGCCCCGCGTCGGATCGGCGCGAACTACGTGCCCTCGCGCGGCTGGTTCTACAGCTGGCTCGACCTCGACCCCGACGCGGTGCGCCGCGACCTCGCCGACCTGGCGGGCATCGGGCTGGACCACGTGCGCGTCTTCCCCGTGTGGCCGTGGGTGCAGCCCAACCGCGGGCTGATCCGCCAGCGGGCGATCGACGACCTGCTCACCGTGATCGACCTGGCCGCCGAGGCCGGGCTCGACGTGTCCGTCGACCTGCTGCAGGGACACCTGTCCAGCTTCGACTTCCTGCCCTCGTGGGTGCTCACCTGGCACCGCCGCTCGGTGTTCGAGGACCGCGACGTGCGAGCGGGGCTGCGGACGTACGTCGAGACGGTGACGCGCGCGGTCGCGACGCGGCCCAACGTGTTCGCGGTGACCCTCGGCAACGAGGTCAACAACCTGTGGCCGGCCAACGCGACCACCGCGGCGACCTCGACCGACTGGGCGCGCGAGCTGGTGTCGACCGCGAAGGCCGCCGCGCCCGAGCTGCTGGTCCTGCACTCGCTGTTCGACGACGCGTTCTACGCCCCGGACCACCCGTTCGTGCCGTCCGACGTCACCGAGATCGGCGACCTCAGCACCGTGCACTCGTGGGTGTTCAACGGCGTCTCGCGCATCGACGGGCCGCTCGGTGACGCGACGACCACGCACGCCGACTACCTCGTCGAGCTGGCCGCCGCGACGGCGACCGACCCGCGAAGGCCGGTGTGGCTGCAGGAGATCGGCGCACCGCTGCCCGACATCGGTGCGGGCGAGGCCGACGCGTTCGTGCGCCGCACGCTGGAGCACGTCGGCGCCAACCCGGCCCTGTGGGGCGTGACCTGGTGGTGCTCGCACGACCTGTCGCGCGACCTGCTCGACTTCCCCGACCGGGAGTACGACCTCGGCCTGTTCACCGTCGACCACCGGCCGAAGCCGGCGGCCCTGGCGCTGGCCGAGTGCATCCCGGCGCTGCGCCGGCCCGTCGTCGCCGAGCGGCCGGGCCTGGTGTGCGACGTCGACCTGCTGCGCCAGCCGCAGCGGCGCGCCGAGGTCGCCCCGGGCAGCGACTTCCACCGCGCGTGGGTGCAGGCGCGGTCGGCCGGGACGGTCGCGATCGTGCCCGCCGGGCGCTCGGCAGACGTGCTGCGCGAGCGCGGCGTGGTCGGCACCGTGCCGGCCGAGGACGTACGTCCGACCTGGGTGGACGCGCGCGACTGA
- the dcd gene encoding dCTP deaminase: MLLSDRDILAQIDAGRVALDPYDPAMVQPSSIDIRLDRHFRLFDNHKYPYIDPAEEQPELTRAFEVRGEEPFVLHPGEFVLGSTYEQVTLPDDVAARVEGKSSLGRLGLLTHATAGFVDPGFSGHVTLELSNVATLPIKLWPGMKIGQLCFFQLSSPAENPYGSEKYGSHYQGQRGPTASKSFSRFHRSEV, encoded by the coding sequence GTGCTGCTCTCCGACCGCGACATCCTCGCCCAGATCGACGCCGGCCGCGTGGCCCTCGATCCCTACGACCCGGCGATGGTCCAGCCGTCCAGCATCGACATCCGCCTCGACCGGCACTTCCGGCTGTTCGACAACCACAAGTACCCCTACATCGACCCCGCCGAGGAGCAGCCGGAGCTGACCCGCGCGTTCGAGGTGCGCGGCGAGGAGCCATTCGTGCTGCACCCGGGGGAGTTCGTCCTGGGCTCGACGTACGAGCAGGTCACCCTGCCCGACGACGTCGCCGCCCGCGTCGAGGGCAAGTCGAGCCTCGGCCGGCTCGGGCTGCTCACCCACGCGACGGCGGGCTTCGTCGACCCCGGCTTCTCCGGCCACGTCACCCTCGAGCTGTCCAACGTCGCGACCCTGCCGATCAAGCTGTGGCCGGGCATGAAGATCGGTCAGCTGTGCTTCTTCCAGCTCAGCTCGCCGGCCGAGAACCCTTACGGCAGCGAGAAGTACGGCTCGCACTACCAGGGCCAGCGCGGTCCCACCGCGAGCAAGTCGTTCTCCCGCTTCCACCGCAGCGAGGTCTGA
- a CDS encoding ABC transporter permease, giving the protein MKALDASFVSDNLGDIAYRTFLHAEMAGIPLLIGLALALPLGWLARRASWLRTGLLTASGLLYTIPSLALFVVMPLILGTPILAGWNVVAAMTLYTLALLVRTVVDGLDAVPETVRQAATAMGYTPFKRFVSVELPLAVPVIGAGLRVAAVSNVSIVSVAALLGIPQLGVYLTNGYNRTYWTEIWVGIVAILLLALVFDLVIQAITRLLTRWQRAGATA; this is encoded by the coding sequence ATGAAGGCGCTCGACGCGTCGTTCGTCTCCGACAACCTCGGCGACATCGCCTACCGCACCTTCCTGCACGCCGAGATGGCCGGCATCCCGCTGCTCATCGGGCTCGCGCTCGCGCTGCCGCTGGGCTGGCTCGCGCGCCGCGCGTCCTGGCTGCGCACCGGGCTGCTCACCGCCTCGGGCCTGCTCTACACCATCCCCTCGCTGGCGCTGTTCGTCGTGATGCCGCTGATCCTCGGCACCCCGATCCTCGCGGGCTGGAACGTCGTGGCCGCGATGACGCTCTACACGCTGGCGCTGCTGGTGCGCACCGTCGTCGACGGGCTCGACGCGGTGCCCGAGACCGTGCGGCAGGCGGCGACGGCGATGGGATACACCCCGTTCAAGCGGTTCGTGTCGGTCGAGCTGCCGCTCGCGGTGCCGGTCATCGGCGCCGGGCTGCGGGTCGCGGCGGTGAGCAACGTGAGCATCGTCAGCGTCGCCGCGCTGCTGGGCATCCCGCAGCTGGGCGTCTACCTGACCAACGGCTACAACCGCACCTACTGGACCGAGATCTGGGTCGGCATCGTCGCGATCCTGCTGCTGGCGCTGGTCTTCGACCTCGTCATCCAGGCCATCACGCGGTTGCTCACCCGGTGGCAGCGAGCGGGGGCGACGGCATGA
- a CDS encoding dienelactone hydrolase family protein: MPREEAPEVTAAHRPHLSLPRGRRPGAVALVLHGGEPTSTLPVTRLDPALLRMIPFARDVRLRSRGRVGPAVLRNAVRGWNGDAKSSVADAEWALGRLRERFPDVPIGVIGHSMGGRTAFELAGHPEVSSIVALAPWLSDAYAAEPFVGTPLLVVHGLRDRRTDPAAARDLVERVAAAGGDAQFVGLDDAHAMLHRAPAWHRLASRFTIDRLLAR; the protein is encoded by the coding sequence GTGCCGCGCGAGGAGGCGCCCGAGGTCACCGCGGCGCACCGGCCCCACCTGAGCCTGCCGCGCGGTCGACGGCCGGGCGCCGTGGCGCTGGTGCTGCACGGCGGCGAGCCGACCAGCACCCTCCCGGTCACCCGGCTCGACCCCGCCCTGCTGCGGATGATCCCCTTCGCGCGCGACGTACGCCTGCGCAGCCGCGGGCGGGTCGGCCCGGCCGTGCTGCGCAACGCCGTGCGCGGCTGGAACGGCGACGCCAAGTCGTCGGTCGCCGACGCGGAGTGGGCGCTCGGGCGGCTGCGCGAGCGCTTCCCCGACGTGCCGATCGGCGTGATCGGCCACTCGATGGGCGGGCGCACCGCGTTCGAGCTGGCGGGCCACCCGGAGGTCAGCAGCATCGTCGCGCTCGCCCCCTGGCTGTCCGACGCCTATGCCGCCGAGCCGTTCGTCGGCACCCCGCTGCTCGTGGTGCACGGGCTGCGCGACCGGCGCACCGACCCGGCCGCGGCCCGCGACCTGGTCGAGCGGGTCGCGGCGGCCGGCGGCGACGCGCAGTTCGTGGGGTTGGACGACGCCCACGCGATGCTGCACCGCGCGCCCGCCTGGCACCGGCTCGCCTCGCGGTTCACCATCGACCGGCTGCTCGCCCGCTGA
- a CDS encoding ABC transporter ATP-binding protein, with protein sequence MLLRLVRSGLASYRPWVALLVVLQLISVVTSLYLPSLNADIIDNGLARGDIGYIWRVGGVMLLVSVVQIIAAAAATFTGARTAMSFGRDVRAAIFDRVTRFSGREVNEFGAPSLITRTTNDVQQVQMLVLMSATLAVSAPIMMIGGVIMALREDVGLSWLMVVAVPVLAVSIGLIVRQMVPQFRLMQTRLDGVNRVLREQLMGLRVVRAFVREPYEIDRFTDANTQLTDVARIVGRLMGAMFPVVMLVMNLSTVAVVWFGGQRVASGDMQVGALTAYMTYLVQILMSVMMATFMFMLVPRASVAAERIQQVLDTDSSVVPPADPAPLRELQGVVDLVDVGMRYPGADQPVLTGVDLHAEPGQTVAIIGSTGAGKTTLLSLVARLFDATAGEVRIDGVDVRRIEPDVLWGHLGIVPQKPFLFSGTIASNLRYGRPDATDEELWQALEIAQARDFVERMPGGLEAPIFQGGSNVSGGQRQRLCIARALVARPRIYLFDDSFSALDLATDARLRAALEPITRDATVLVVAQRAASVRDADRILVLEDGRVVGDGRHDDLLQTCETYREIVESQAGAGVP encoded by the coding sequence ATGCTGCTGCGCCTGGTGCGCTCCGGGCTGGCGTCATACCGACCCTGGGTCGCGCTGCTGGTCGTGCTGCAGCTGATCAGCGTCGTCACGTCGCTCTATCTGCCGAGCCTCAACGCCGACATCATCGACAACGGCCTGGCCCGCGGCGACATCGGATACATCTGGCGGGTCGGCGGCGTGATGCTGCTGGTCAGCGTCGTGCAGATCATCGCCGCCGCGGCCGCGACGTTCACCGGCGCACGCACGGCCATGAGCTTCGGGCGCGACGTGCGCGCTGCGATCTTCGACCGGGTCACCCGGTTCTCGGGACGTGAGGTCAACGAGTTCGGCGCCCCGTCGCTGATCACCCGCACCACGAACGACGTGCAGCAGGTGCAGATGCTCGTGCTGATGAGCGCGACGCTGGCGGTCAGCGCCCCGATCATGATGATCGGCGGGGTCATCATGGCGCTGCGCGAGGACGTCGGCCTCTCCTGGCTGATGGTCGTCGCCGTGCCGGTGCTCGCGGTCTCCATCGGGCTGATCGTGCGGCAGATGGTGCCGCAGTTCCGGCTGATGCAGACCCGGCTCGACGGGGTCAACCGGGTGCTGCGCGAGCAGCTGATGGGGCTGCGCGTGGTGCGGGCGTTCGTGCGCGAGCCCTACGAGATCGACCGCTTCACCGACGCCAACACCCAGCTCACCGACGTGGCGCGCATCGTCGGCCGGCTGATGGGCGCGATGTTCCCCGTCGTGATGCTCGTGATGAACCTGTCGACCGTCGCGGTGGTGTGGTTCGGCGGCCAGCGGGTCGCGAGCGGTGACATGCAGGTCGGGGCGCTGACGGCGTACATGACCTATCTGGTGCAGATCCTGATGTCGGTGATGATGGCGACCTTCATGTTCATGCTGGTGCCCCGCGCCTCGGTCGCCGCCGAGCGCATCCAGCAGGTGCTCGACACCGACAGCTCGGTGGTGCCGCCCGCCGACCCGGCGCCGCTGCGCGAGCTGCAGGGCGTGGTCGACCTGGTCGACGTGGGGATGCGCTACCCGGGCGCCGACCAGCCGGTGCTGACCGGCGTCGACCTGCACGCCGAGCCGGGCCAGACGGTGGCGATCATCGGCTCGACCGGCGCGGGCAAGACCACGTTGCTGTCGCTGGTCGCGCGGCTGTTCGACGCCACCGCGGGCGAGGTGCGCATCGACGGGGTCGACGTGCGCCGGATCGAGCCCGACGTGCTGTGGGGGCACCTTGGGATCGTGCCGCAGAAGCCGTTCCTGTTCAGCGGGACGATCGCGAGCAACCTGCGCTACGGCCGGCCCGACGCCACCGACGAAGAGCTGTGGCAGGCCCTCGAGATCGCCCAGGCGCGCGACTTCGTCGAGCGGATGCCGGGCGGGCTCGAGGCGCCGATCTTCCAGGGCGGCAGCAACGTGTCGGGCGGGCAGCGGCAGCGGCTGTGCATCGCCCGGGCGCTGGTGGCGCGGCCGCGCATCTATCTGTTCGACGACTCCTTCTCGGCGCTGGACCTGGCCACCGACGCCCGGCTGCGGGCCGCGCTGGAGCCGATCACCCGCGACGCGACGGTGCTCGTCGTCGCCCAGCGGGCGGCCAGCGTGCGCGACGCCGACCGGATCCTGGTGCTCGAGGACGGCCGGGTCGTCGGCGACGGCCGGCACGACGACCTGCTCCAGACGTGCGAGACGTATCGGGAGATCGTGGAGAGCCAGGCGGGGGCGGGGGTTCCATGA
- a CDS encoding ABC transporter ATP-binding protein produces the protein MTDEQQERETPAAPVRGGGRDPLSAMPPVGKSLNFVPSAKRLIGLLRPERGRMVLVVALAVVSVTLSVIGPRVLGQAIDLVFAGAVGQQLPAGQSLETVVAGMRAAGQNDMADMVSRLDVVPGAGVDFGAVGRVLLIVVALYAFAALAQFVQAWLLNDAVQATVRRLRQEVEDKIHRLPLSYLDGQPRGELLSRVTNDVDNISQSLSQTLSQLLISLLTVIGVIVMMLSISPLLTLVALVSIPLALLLTRQVMKRSQRLFMQQWQHTGELNAQIEEAYTGHELVTVFGRRREVGARFAEKNAELTDVSYKAQFVSGLMMPIMMFVGNLSYVVICVVGALRVVSGQLSLGEVTAFVQYSRQFTQPLSQLASMANLLQSGVASAERVFELLDAPEQTPEQAARLPRPTRGRVAFEDVSFGYGERPLIEHLDLVAEPGQTVAIVGPTGAGKTTLVNLLMRFYELDGGRITLDGVDIASVPREELRARIGMVLQDTWLFAGTIRDNIAYGNPDATPEQIQQAAEATFVDRFVHSLPDGYDTLIDDEASNLSVGERQLVTIARAFVADPSLLILDEATSSVDTRTELLLQQAMAALRTDRTSFVIAHRLSTIRDADVILVMEDGGIVEQGSHDELIAAEGAYYRLYQAQFRGAAVDLDEEEAVEQTQGTGAATS, from the coding sequence ATGACGGATGAGCAGCAGGAGAGGGAGACACCGGCCGCGCCGGTGCGCGGCGGCGGGCGCGACCCGCTGTCGGCGATGCCGCCGGTGGGGAAGTCGCTGAACTTCGTGCCGTCGGCGAAGCGGCTCATCGGTCTGCTGCGCCCCGAGCGGGGGCGGATGGTCCTGGTGGTGGCGCTGGCGGTGGTCTCGGTGACGCTGTCGGTGATCGGTCCCCGGGTGCTGGGTCAGGCGATCGACCTGGTGTTCGCCGGCGCGGTGGGCCAGCAGCTGCCGGCGGGGCAGAGCCTCGAGACGGTCGTCGCGGGCATGCGGGCGGCCGGTCAGAACGACATGGCAGACATGGTCTCGCGGCTGGACGTGGTGCCGGGGGCCGGCGTCGACTTCGGCGCGGTCGGGCGGGTGCTGCTGATCGTCGTCGCGCTGTACGCCTTCGCGGCCCTGGCACAGTTCGTCCAGGCCTGGCTGCTCAACGACGCGGTCCAGGCGACCGTGCGACGGCTGCGCCAAGAGGTCGAGGACAAGATCCACCGGCTGCCGCTGTCCTACCTGGACGGACAGCCGCGCGGCGAGCTGCTGTCGCGGGTCACCAACGACGTCGACAACATCTCCCAGTCGCTCAGCCAGACGCTGAGCCAGCTGCTGATCTCGCTGCTCACGGTCATCGGCGTCATCGTGATGATGCTGAGCATCTCGCCGCTGCTGACCCTGGTGGCGCTGGTGTCGATCCCGCTCGCGCTGCTGCTGACCCGGCAGGTCATGAAGCGCAGCCAGCGGCTGTTCATGCAGCAGTGGCAGCACACCGGCGAGCTCAACGCCCAGATCGAGGAGGCCTACACCGGCCACGAGCTCGTGACCGTCTTCGGCCGTCGCCGCGAGGTGGGCGCGCGGTTCGCCGAGAAGAACGCCGAGCTCACCGACGTGAGCTACAAGGCGCAGTTCGTCAGCGGGCTGATGATGCCGATCATGATGTTCGTCGGGAACCTCTCCTACGTCGTCATCTGCGTGGTCGGTGCGCTGCGGGTCGTGAGCGGGCAGCTGTCGCTCGGCGAGGTCACCGCGTTCGTGCAGTACTCCCGCCAGTTCACCCAGCCGCTCAGCCAGCTCGCGTCGATGGCCAACCTGCTGCAGTCCGGCGTCGCGTCGGCCGAGCGGGTCTTCGAGCTGCTCGACGCGCCCGAGCAGACGCCCGAGCAGGCCGCGCGTCTGCCGCGCCCGACGCGCGGGCGGGTGGCGTTCGAGGACGTGTCGTTCGGCTACGGCGAGCGGCCGCTGATCGAGCACCTCGACCTGGTCGCCGAACCGGGCCAGACCGTCGCGATCGTCGGCCCGACGGGCGCCGGCAAGACCACCCTGGTCAACCTGCTCATGCGCTTCTACGAGCTCGACGGCGGGCGCATCACGCTCGACGGCGTCGACATCGCCTCGGTCCCGCGCGAGGAGCTGCGCGCCCGGATCGGCATGGTGCTGCAGGACACCTGGCTGTTCGCCGGCACCATCCGCGACAACATCGCCTACGGCAACCCCGACGCGACGCCCGAGCAGATCCAGCAGGCGGCCGAGGCCACCTTCGTCGACCGGTTCGTGCACTCGCTGCCCGACGGTTACGACACGCTCATCGACGACGAGGCCAGCAACCTCAGCGTCGGCGAGCGGCAGCTGGTGACCATCGCGCGCGCGTTCGTCGCCGACCCGTCGCTGCTGATCCTCGACGAGGCCACCAGCTCGGTCGACACCCGCACCGAGCTGCTGCTGCAGCAGGCCATGGCGGCGCTGCGCACCGACCGCACGAGCTTCGTCATCGCCCACCGCCTCTCCACGATCCGCGACGCCGACGTGATCCTCGTGATGGAGGACGGCGGCATCGTCGAGCAGGGTTCGCACGACGAGCTGATCGCTGCCGAGGGTGCGTACTACCGCCTCTACCAGGCCCAGTTCCGAGGCGCCGCAGTCGATCTCGACGAGGAGGAGGCGGTCGAGCAGACCCAGGGCACGGGGGCCGCCACCTCCTGA